From the Deinococcus misasensis DSM 22328 genome, one window contains:
- a CDS encoding type III polyketide synthase, with product MNRPIVRSIATANPPHVVHQDDVEKFAAQLFPKYALSRRHMAIFKNALIDTRHVAKPIEWFAEHHSFPEKNEAGKATALDLSVQVAQEAMHQAGLEPHQIDALIFVNTTVMSTPSLDARIIQRLGLPLTTQRIPMWGLGCAGGAAGLARAADLVRSGKKNVLLIAVEVCSMTFIKEDHSTSNFVGAALFADGAAGLIVSDAGEGIEILGGHSSLIPDSEDVMGWDLLGEGLKVRFSRDIPTVMRDVMPESIQNACEAYGLQKTDLKHHVLHPGGVKVVQAYSDITGVCLKQLDSTFWVLQHHGNMSSPSVLFVLKKFLESSREPGVGLLTAMGPGFCAEHVLFRIS from the coding sequence TTGAACCGCCCCATTGTTCGCAGCATTGCCACCGCAAATCCGCCCCATGTGGTACATCAAGACGATGTGGAAAAGTTTGCAGCACAGCTTTTCCCCAAATACGCCCTTTCCAGACGCCACATGGCCATTTTCAAAAACGCTTTGATTGACACCCGGCATGTGGCCAAGCCCATCGAATGGTTCGCGGAGCACCACAGTTTTCCAGAGAAAAACGAGGCAGGCAAAGCCACCGCTCTGGACCTCAGTGTGCAGGTGGCACAGGAGGCCATGCATCAGGCAGGTCTTGAGCCTCACCAGATTGATGCTTTGATCTTCGTGAACACCACGGTCATGTCCACGCCCAGTCTGGATGCCCGCATCATCCAGAGGCTGGGTTTGCCCCTGACCACCCAGCGCATCCCAATGTGGGGTCTCGGGTGTGCAGGTGGAGCTGCGGGTCTGGCCCGTGCTGCAGATCTGGTGCGCAGTGGCAAGAAAAACGTGCTTCTGATCGCGGTGGAGGTGTGCTCCATGACCTTCATCAAGGAGGACCATTCCACCAGCAATTTTGTGGGTGCGGCCCTGTTTGCAGATGGTGCAGCAGGCCTGATTGTTTCAGACGCTGGAGAGGGCATCGAAATTCTGGGGGGCCACAGTTCCCTGATTCCCGACAGTGAAGACGTGATGGGCTGGGACCTCCTCGGAGAAGGGTTGAAGGTGCGTTTTTCCAGAGACATCCCCACCGTCATGCGTGATGTGATGCCGGAAAGCATCCAGAACGCCTGTGAAGCTTACGGTTTACAGAAAACCGACCTCAAGCACCATGTGCTCCATCCCGGAGGGGTCAAGGTGGTTCAGGCCTACAGTGACATCACTGGAGTCTGTCTGAAACAGCTTGATTCCACATTCTGGGTGCTCCAACACCACGGCAACATGAGCAGTCCATCGGTGCTCTTTGTGCTGAAAAAATTTCTGGAATCCTCCAGAGAACCCGGTGTGGGCCTGCTGACCGCCATGGGTCCGGGCTTCTGTGCTGAACATGTGCTCTTCAGAATTTCCTAA
- a CDS encoding isoprenylcysteine carboxyl methyltransferase family protein, whose amino-acid sequence MPAIVLLMVVAIQRLFELRIAKRNEAWARSQGAKEYGQDHYWMFFVLHPLWMLSFTLEGYFRDAPVQWWAVGVYLILQLLRYQVISTLGPYWNTRILIVPGGQRISKGLYRFLKHPNYVVVALEIFITPLIVGAWMTALVFTVLNALVMLVRIPAEERALRAYLAEGRKQETAEGQGPRAEG is encoded by the coding sequence ATGCCTGCAATTGTTTTGTTGATGGTGGTGGCCATACAGCGCCTTTTTGAACTCCGAATTGCCAAACGCAACGAAGCGTGGGCCCGCTCGCAAGGGGCAAAAGAATACGGTCAAGACCATTACTGGATGTTCTTTGTGCTGCATCCCCTCTGGATGCTGTCTTTCACGCTGGAAGGGTATTTCCGGGATGCGCCTGTCCAGTGGTGGGCGGTCGGGGTGTACCTGATTTTGCAACTCCTCAGGTATCAGGTGATTTCCACCCTCGGGCCGTACTGGAACACCCGGATCCTGATTGTGCCCGGTGGTCAGCGGATTTCCAAGGGCCTGTACCGCTTCCTGAAGCACCCGAATTACGTGGTGGTGGCGCTGGAAATCTTCATTACCCCTCTGATTGTGGGTGCGTGGATGACGGCTCTGGTGTTCACGGTGCTGAACGCTCTGGTGATGCTGGTCCGGATTCCGGCAGAAGAGAGGGCGCTCAGGGCTTATCTGGCAGAAGGCAGAAAGCAGGAGACCGCCGAGGGCCAAGGGCCGAGGGCCGAGGGCTAA
- a CDS encoding nitroreductase family protein: MTQVLKELGLIEGILGRKTTNGPFKPDPVKKEHQHMLMKLACAAPSHFNSQPWRFVLIEKRETIERIASISGDSMQKLIDRGIFFERYRRYFRFSQKEMDERRDGIFIDHLPAPLKPFTRQIFSDTGLSLMRSLGVPKKLGEDNRKLVAGSPLLMAVMLDKTEYIPEALSGFYSVFGMGAAMENIWLGIQEFKMGIQFVSTPMEIPEAWQEIQQVLKVPDTLELMAVYRLGYLPDDPRRPSIDWNSRERKRLSQFVYRETCLTPEEDD; encoded by the coding sequence ATGACACAGGTGTTGAAAGAACTCGGGCTCATCGAAGGCATTCTTGGACGCAAAACCACCAACGGCCCTTTCAAACCGGACCCGGTGAAAAAAGAACACCAGCACATGCTGATGAAACTGGCCTGTGCCGCTCCCAGCCACTTCAATTCGCAACCGTGGCGGTTCGTCTTGATCGAGAAGCGGGAAACCATCGAACGCATTGCCTCCATTTCTGGAGACAGCATGCAAAAGCTGATTGACCGTGGCATTTTCTTTGAGCGATACCGTCGGTATTTCCGCTTCTCACAAAAGGAAATGGACGAGAGGCGAGATGGGATTTTCATTGACCACCTGCCTGCCCCTTTGAAGCCTTTCACCCGCCAGATTTTCAGTGACACCGGGCTTTCCCTGATGCGCAGCCTCGGGGTGCCCAAAAAGCTGGGAGAGGACAACCGCAAACTGGTGGCCGGCAGTCCCCTCCTGATGGCCGTGATGCTCGACAAGACCGAGTACATTCCGGAAGCCCTGAGTGGCTTTTATTCGGTGTTCGGGATGGGTGCAGCCATGGAGAACATCTGGCTTGGCATTCAGGAGTTCAAGATGGGCATCCAGTTTGTGTCCACGCCCATGGAAATTCCCGAAGCGTGGCAGGAGATACAGCAGGTTCTCAAGGTTCCTGACACCCTTGAACTCATGGCCGTGTACAGGCTCGGGTATCTTCCAGACGATCCCAGACGGCCCAGCATTGACTGGAACAGCCGGGAACGCAAGCGTCTGTCCCAATTTGTGTACCGCGAGACTTGCCTCACGCCAGAGGAGGACGATTGA